The Leucothrix mucor DSM 2157 DNA window CTGAGATCTCATATTCAGTACAATAGTTATACAATAGTTCTGAGGCCTTACGGACCTCCGAGAAGCTACTATCAATAGTTAGTGTGAACATTATTTTTCAAAAATGCGGCAATTTAACTCACCGCACTTTCAGGTCCCCCACAGCTGTTTGGTGTTATAGATAAGATGCTGTTTCACTCAGCTGAAGTGTTGTTTAGCGCTTTCAAGGTTATCTGACAGAGTAAAAATACGATCCATACGCGTCAGCTTGAATAGTTCCAGTACTGCGCCGGATGCGCCAAGTACTACCATCTTGCCAGTGCCGCCAACTTGTTTCAGTACTGCTACCATTGCGCCCAGACTGCTACTGTCCATAAAGCTTAAGCGGCTGATATCAAGAATCAGTTGATTGTTTCCTGACTGGATAATCGCTTCCATTGCCGCCTTAAAATCGGGTGCAACTGAGGCATCCAAGCGTGTCTCGTCAAGCGTCGCAGTGGTCAGGCCATTGTCTTGTTGTAAATTGATGTTCATGGTGTAGCCTCATTTATTGTTGTTTATTTCGTCGAACTCGAAAATCAGAAAGCTGACGTCGTCAGGTAGTTTATTTAGTTGATCGTTACCGAGCCATTCAGTGGCAATGGTCTCTGTAATTTGTTTTGCGCTTTGCTCTTTAATCGCTTCAAAGTGCGAGGTCAGGTTGTCGCCCTCCAATACTTCATTGTTCAAGAGCGATGTATTCTCGCTAATGCCATCGGAGTACAGGATAAATTTATCGCCAGGTTCCATTTGCAGCACTTGGGTCTCGTAATCGGCACCTTCGAACAAGCCAACCGGAAAGCCGTTTATTTCAATCGGTGCAACGGTATTCTCTTTGTGCTTAATCCAGTAAGGGTGAGGGTGACCTGCTTGCACGTAATAGATTTTGTTTTCTTGCAGATCGACGATTCCAAAAATCATAGTCAGATAGTGATCATGTTTTTGTTCAAGCAGTCGTGCATTCAAGTTGTGTGCGAATAGGGCGGGTATTTCCTGTAAGCGATCCCGTGTAACAGCGCCACCGTACAGTCCACGTTTTAAGCCCAGTGATACCTGAAGCGACATGGATAACATGGCCGCCGAAATTCCGTGACCGGAAATATCAACGCTATAAAACACCAAACAGTCCGTCTGAGTTTGGTAATAGTCGAACGTATCACCCCCAATAAACACGGCAGGCTTGAAAAACCACTCTGTTTTTACGGACTTTAAACGAAGCGGATCGGGCAACGAACTGACCTGAGTGGCGGCGGCATCTTCAAGGTCTTTCTGGATGCGATCATGGGCCTCTCTCAGTGCAGCATTTTTTTCTGCAATGTCATTTTCCAGCGTAACAACCCGTTGCGCACCCAGTAAGCGAATGCGGATTTCTTCCAGATTAACCGGCTTGGAAGCAAAGCCGTCAGCGCCTGAGTTAATGGCGTCTAAGATGTTCTTTTTGCCACTCAGACCGGTTAACAGAATGATGTATATATAATGAGAGAAGTTGGCGGCACGAATTCGCTCGCACAGACCAATACCATCAAGGCGCGGCATTTGCCAGTCACTGATTACGGCTTCGAATCGACCTTCCTGGAGTTTCTCCCAGGCGTCTTCCCCATCGATTGCCTCAGTTACTGTGTGGCCAAGTTTTTTTACCATATGGCATATGATCATGCGCATTTCTTTGGCGTCATCTACGATTAGAATATTCATGCGGCATTAAGGTAAGTCATTGTTTTAATAATTTTTATTATTCACTTGTGTGACGAAAAATAAGTGTGACATAATGAAATCCTGCTGTAAAACAGAATTAACAAAAATTAGACAAGCTGTATTTTTTACAGACATATTCTTATCTATTCATGTCTTGTGCAGATTGGTTTAACGATAATAATAAGAAAAATAAGCGGGTAAATAATCATGCTCTACCGATCAATCAGCGTTGCGGTCATCGTGCTGTTGTCGTGGCTGACTTACATGTCAGTGCAGTCTTCTCAGAATCTCAGTCGTCAAATTCAGGGTGTTGCTGGTTTGTATCAGCAATCTTCCGAGCAGGTTGATGGCATCGTTGAGACTCAAGTGGTCATTACTGATCAGATTAAAGCAATCGAAGCATTCATTGCGAAACAAGACCAGTCGGCAAAAGAGAAAAAACAAATTCAGGCTAAGTTATCGAAAGAGCAGCAGCTGACAGAGTTATATAAAACTTATGCTGTAGTCTTGAGAGCCGATGCACTGCGCGGCGCAAAAAAATTCCCAGAAGCGGCAGCATTACTTAAAGGCACCAAGAAAGCCATTTGGAAAGCCGGTGACACCTATAAGGAACACCAAAAAAGTATGCGCGGCCTAATGCAGAAAGTTGATGCACTGGTTAACGCCTGGAACGCAAAAGACGGTAGCAAAACTGCATTTGATATCCATGAAACTATAAACAAAGTCCTGCAAGATAAAGGTAAGTAAAGATGAGTGAGCAAAATAATAATAACAACGAGAATCGCCGCAAACTTAAACGTTATCTGCCTCTTCTGCTAGGCACAGCTCTGGGAGTGGGTGTCATTGCCTGGAGTACGTCTAAGGTTGAAAACACAACGGGCGATCGTGATCCATCAGAGCTATTCGCTTCAAAATCTGCAGAAGATGAAGCAGGGATGTGTGCAGCGACTAAAGCCGTTAAGCATGCCTGCTTTAGTGCTAAGAGCTGTTTGAGCGAAGAAGATATGAAGACGGCGCGGATTGCCTGGAAGTATTACGAGAATAACTACCAGCCCAAAACAGGTCTGGTTAATGCGGCAAACAAATACCCTTCAACCACGATGTGGGATACCGGTTCTGCAATGGCAGCGACGATTGCCGCTCAGGATTTTGGGATTATCACTCAGAAAGAGTTTGATGATCGCATTGTGGCGTTGATCAAGACGTTGAGCACCATGAAGCTGTTCAATAATGAAGCTCCAAACAAGGTGTACAACACTATGTCTGGCGCAATGGTGGATTACCGAAACCAACCGACTGAGGACGGTATCGGTGTCTCTACATTGGATTTGGCGCGTTTGGTCTCTTGGATGAATACCCTAATCTGCAAATATCCCAAGTTTACCAATCACGCGAATCAGGTGTTATCACGCTGGAAATATGAGCGTTTGATTAAAAATGGCCAGATGTATGGCTTGGCACGCGATGCAGTGACTAAAAAGATCCGTGTCTTGCAGGAAGGCCGACTAGGTTATGAGCAGTATGCTGGTAAAGTATTCCAAGAAGTAGGTTTTGATCAAAGCGTTGCGGCAGATTACAACAATGACTTCCGCAGTGGTATGGATATCTATGATGTACCCATTGCTTATGATAGCCGTGACCCTCGTGTATTAGGTGCTTACAACTATGTGGTCACCGAGTCCTATGGTCTGGATGCAATGGAGCATGGTTACGATGATGTAAACATTCCACTGGTTAGAAATATTTTCGATGTTCAAAAAGAGCGTTGGAAGCGTACCGGTATTGTAAGCGCGATCTCGGAGGACAACGTTGACCAAAAGCCGTACTTTGTCTACAACACGATCTTTACTGCAGGTCTGCCATGGAATACCACAACCGACCGTGGTGTGCAGTATGACAACCTGAAGAGCGTATCCACTAAAGCGGCAATGACCATGATTGCGCTTTATCCAGATGATGAATACAGCAAGGTATTGAAAGAGCACGTTGAGAGCGCTTATCACCCTGATAAAGGCTGGTACTCCGGTGTTTACGAGAATGGTGGTGGTTACAATAAAGCGATTACTGCTAATACTAACGGCATCGTTTTGAGTACTTTGCTCTATAAAAAATACGGGTCATTGTTTGATATTTGCAACGCTTGCGATCGCAAACTTAAGCTCGACGAAAAAATCTTTGAGCTTCAACAGAAATAAATCATGAGCTCTGCACACACTCATTATTGGCTTAAGCACTCCGGACAGCAGTTAACCCTGCTGTTCGCGTGTATCTGTGCCTCAATGGGTGCGTCAGCTCAAGAGATTACAGTACCGATTCTTAAGCAAAGCAAGATACTGCAATGCGCCAGAACTGAAGCTAAGGCTAAAGTGGCTTTGGATGGCTTGTGGGAAATTCAACGAGATGAAGAAGGTATTCCGGATGAGTTACTGCTTAAAGGTCAGAAGCGAGTGCTGCATGCGGCTAGCTTAGACATTGTGCTGGATGCTTTGCTGAGTACGGCGACTAAGTTTCCTGCATTGCGTAACCAAGCTGAGCGGACCATGTTGCAATGGAACTACTGCCAGACATTTCGTGGTGGTAGTTTTTACGATATTGAAGTGGATGAGACTGGTCGACAGTCTTTTATGGTAGCAGGGGAGTCACCTCTGGGTTGGAGCAGTTTTAAACGTCTTGGCTTTTTTGGTGATAGTGAGTCTCGTTTTATTCCTGAGCTCATCAGCTCTGATGAGCAAAGCTCACGCCAGGATTTTCAGCATTTATTCCACCGAATTTATCGGGAGCAATGCTTTCCGCATCCGGATACTTCGCAGTTGTTTGAAAGTGAGTTGTTGGATACCAGTAGCAAAATTACAGCGGAGCCAGCCGGCAAAAATGAAGAGTATCCACATTATTGGGAAACTGATTGTGTGTATCCCCGTGAAGCGCCTGAGTTAGAGACTAAGGTCGAGATAGTTCCTGTACCTGTGTTGGTGCCTGAATTGCGTTCTGCCTTAGAGCTTTTACCGGTTCCTGTTCTGGTTCCTAATATTCGCAGTCAGGTAGAGATCTTACCGGTACCTGTTTTAGTACCAGGGCTTCGCAGTGAAGTAGAAATTCTTCCCGTACCGGTTGATATTCCAACGCTGGATACACAGCTGGATATCGTTCCTGTACCGGTTGAAGTCCCTTTATTGGAAACGCAGTTAGACATTGTTCCAGTAGCGATCGATATCCCTTTATTGGAAGCGACATTAGAAATTATTCCGGTGCCAGTTGAAGTGCCTGTTTTGGCTTCTCAAGTAGAAACTCTACCGGTTCCAGTTGATATCTTATTACCGAAAACGCTTGTTGAGATTGAAGAGCAATCGGTGGATATTCCAGTGTTGGCGAGTAAGGTGACGTTCGACCCTCGGCCCGCGCCTGAAAAGATTTTCAAACGTCCGGCAGCGCCAGTGGTTAAAAACGTCGGTGGTAATGGCGGTGGTTATTATGCCGGTGGTACTGGTGGAGTAGCGCCTGTCGTTACTAATTATGCACCAGTAGCTCCTCAGGTGGTTAGGCAGCCCGTTCGGGTTGCTCAACCCGTACAGCAAGTGGGTCAAGCTCAACCCGTTGTGCAAGTC harbors:
- a CDS encoding DUF3131 domain-containing protein; translated protein: MSEQNNNNNENRRKLKRYLPLLLGTALGVGVIAWSTSKVENTTGDRDPSELFASKSAEDEAGMCAATKAVKHACFSAKSCLSEEDMKTARIAWKYYENNYQPKTGLVNAANKYPSTTMWDTGSAMAATIAAQDFGIITQKEFDDRIVALIKTLSTMKLFNNEAPNKVYNTMSGAMVDYRNQPTEDGIGVSTLDLARLVSWMNTLICKYPKFTNHANQVLSRWKYERLIKNGQMYGLARDAVTKKIRVLQEGRLGYEQYAGKVFQEVGFDQSVAADYNNDFRSGMDIYDVPIAYDSRDPRVLGAYNYVVTESYGLDAMEHGYDDVNIPLVRNIFDVQKERWKRTGIVSAISEDNVDQKPYFVYNTIFTAGLPWNTTTDRGVQYDNLKSVSTKAAMTMIALYPDDEYSKVLKEHVESAYHPDKGWYSGVYENGGGYNKAITANTNGIVLSTLLYKKYGSLFDICNACDRKLKLDEKIFELQQK
- a CDS encoding PP2C family protein-serine/threonine phosphatase, translated to MNILIVDDAKEMRMIICHMVKKLGHTVTEAIDGEDAWEKLQEGRFEAVISDWQMPRLDGIGLCERIRAANFSHYIYIILLTGLSGKKNILDAINSGADGFASKPVNLEEIRIRLLGAQRVVTLENDIAEKNAALREAHDRIQKDLEDAAATQVSSLPDPLRLKSVKTEWFFKPAVFIGGDTFDYYQTQTDCLVFYSVDISGHGISAAMLSMSLQVSLGLKRGLYGGAVTRDRLQEIPALFAHNLNARLLEQKHDHYLTMIFGIVDLQENKIYYVQAGHPHPYWIKHKENTVAPIEINGFPVGLFEGADYETQVLQMEPGDKFILYSDGISENTSLLNNEVLEGDNLTSHFEAIKEQSAKQITETIATEWLGNDQLNKLPDDVSFLIFEFDEINNNK
- a CDS encoding STAS domain-containing protein, with amino-acid sequence MNINLQQDNGLTTATLDETRLDASVAPDFKAAMEAIIQSGNNQLILDISRLSFMDSSSLGAMVAVLKQVGGTGKMVVLGASGAVLELFKLTRMDRIFTLSDNLESAKQHFS